Proteins from a single region of Oncorhynchus tshawytscha isolate Ot180627B linkage group LG03, Otsh_v2.0, whole genome shotgun sequence:
- the LOC112228930 gene encoding CD83 antigen: MFFQLVCILAAYLQGGFTQDKPTQEVKSVCGEDSILKCKAIRKPGVQYRAVRWYKLGEKPYNKESGLLMKRLSPNSTTLRFAGLERVVELLADDSFDIFLPNVTAVDSGRYKCLLAAPVGEQNQEGHVHLRVTGCLESTYQSEEMDTILVLSIVVIVAALLLFTISYVILRNMLLQRSKKYPQEPLLDAPLEKKDLMLIYTLGPNWSLQGSIKHVFV, translated from the exons ATGTTTTTTCAACTCGTCTGCATTCTAG ctGCCTACTTGCAAGGTGGGTTTACACAGGATAAGCCTACACAAGAGGTGAAGTCAGTTTGTGGAGAGGACTCAATTCTGAAATGTAAAGCAATACGTAAGCCTGGGGTCCAGTACCGGGCGGTGAGGTGGTACAAG CTGGGTGAGAAGCCCTATAATAAGGAGTCTGGTCTATTGATGAAGAGGCTATCACCTAACAGCACCACCCTACGGTTCGCAGGTTTGGAGCGTGTAGTGGAACTTTTGGCTGACGATTCTTTTGATATCTTCCTGCCCAATGTAACGGCTGTTGATAGTGGGAGGTACAAGTGTCTCCTGGCAGCACCTGTAGGAGAGCAGAACCAGGAGGGGCACGTTCACCTCAGAGTGACAG GTTGCCTTGAGTCCACATACCAATCAGAAGAAATGGATACCATTCTAGTTCTTTCCATTGTGGTGATAGTTGCGGCATTGCTGTTATTCACCATCAGCTAT GTCATCCTAAGGAATATGTTATTGCAAAGGAGTAAGAAGTATCCACAAGAACCACTTCTAGATGCACCCCTTGAGAAGAAAGATTTAATGTTGATTTACACTCTGGGGCCAAACTGGTCATTACAGGGTTCCATAAAGCATGTCTTTGTGTGA